In Gemella massiliensis, a single window of DNA contains:
- the nagB gene encoding glucosamine-6-phosphate deaminase has protein sequence MKYLVFETKKEASKKAYEILKQLINKNSTLGLATGSTPIDLYREMIEDFKKGNFSYKNIKSYNLDEYVGINYDHPESYHKFMETNLFNHIDINKNNTHIPNAGAKNLKQAVDDYQNELNDTIIDVQILGVGSNGHIGFNEPGTSFETGVHIVDLKEETIKANSRFFDNNIDLVPKQAVTMGINDIMRAKHIILLAFGEEKKEAIKYLTSGNLIDENIPCTILKKHPSVYVFVDKEADYK, from the coding sequence ATGAAATATTTAGTTTTTGAAACAAAAAAAGAAGCCTCTAAAAAGGCTTATGAAATATTGAAACAACTTATTAATAAAAATTCTACTTTGGGACTTGCTACCGGATCCACTCCTATTGATCTTTACCGTGAAATGATTGAAGATTTTAAAAAAGGAAATTTCAGTTACAAAAATATAAAATCATACAACTTAGATGAATACGTTGGTATTAATTATGATCATCCTGAAAGTTACCACAAATTTATGGAAACAAATTTATTCAATCATATTGATATTAACAAAAATAATACCCATATTCCCAATGCCGGTGCAAAAAATTTAAAACAGGCTGTTGATGATTATCAGAATGAACTAAACGATACCATTATCGATGTACAAATATTAGGTGTCGGCTCTAACGGACATATCGGTTTTAATGAACCGGGTACTTCTTTTGAAACCGGAGTTCATATTGTAGACTTAAAAGAAGAAACTATTAAAGCAAATTCACGATTTTTCGATAATAATATAGATTTAGTTCCTAAACAAGCTGTTACTATGGGCATTAATGATATTATGCGTGCTAAACATATTATTCTTCTAGCTTTCGGTGAAGAGAAAAAAGAAGCTATTAAATATCTTACTTCCGGCAATTTAATAGATGAGAATATCCCTTGTACTATTTTAAAAAAACACCCTAGTGTTTATGTTTTTGTTGATAAAGAAGCAGATTATAAATAA